A region of the Brienomyrus brachyistius isolate T26 chromosome 10, BBRACH_0.4, whole genome shotgun sequence genome:
AAACACCTCACTCTACGTCCCCCAGAAAGCCTTGTTGAGCCTCTCATAAAAATGTCACTTCTGCATGTCCAGGGATCCTTATTGTCGGAGCACATTTCTTATTACCCTACAAAGttataataaaaacaattattttaaaaatgctaaGAAAAAGGGACCGGCCCATATCACCGTTACGACCCTCCAGAAATATACCGGTAACGTCTGAAGACGGTTTGTAAACAGTGTTTGGAAGTAATGAACCTTAATCTCGATGCTCTACTGAAAGCTCCTTTGCCATTGAAACAAGGGGATGCGGGTCACATGCATCAAAGCAGGCGATGCGTCGCAACACGCTGTGATCTATTTCCGTGTTTCCGTGGAGATCTCGGCACTGGAGTGCCACAGTAACTGCAGGATTTAATTCCGCATAATAAAACTTAACGAAATATGATGCTCTCAGTGAGGATCAGGGGACTGAGGTGTTTACAGGGAACCAGAAGAACTGCACAGGCTGCAGCTGCCTGGGTCTCATCGCAAGGCTACGAGCTGAAGCAGACCTGGGCGTTTGGGACAGACCACACATCAATCCCCAAGAGCCCCTTTGGTTTGGACTCAGCCAGCTGTGTTTTTGGGGGGGATGACGTGAGGCACCCAGCGAGCCAGGAAGGGGGGGTAGAAGCTGTGGCCTGTCAGAGGCTGTTCTGTGGACTGGGGGAGCGGTGTTACACTTAGAGGATGGATTTAAGGCCATTACCcaagaaataaaaaatagctATTTAAACATGTTCCCTTCTTACAGTGGAACCCTTTATAGACTTGGGTATTTGGGAAAAATGCATCTCCCACTTTGGaaaccacgggggggggggttctgttccACTTATATGGAAAATAAAGTTGAGTTACGCGTCACGCGGTGGGCCAGcaggaaatgaaaataaacGATCACTGGTAGACACCCAGCTACACAGCCTCCGGCATTTGTACGTTATATGCAAAAAGGCCAGACCCTGAACACACTGTCCTTCAGTCCTTTCAGATGAATGTAGGATGGGCAGCTAATGCAGGGAAGGCTTGGCTGAACCCAAACAAATTCGCATGCCTTTCCATTTACATAACAACCCAGATGATCGTCGTTTCTGGCCCGACCCGTCGGcttttgctcttcaggcttccaGGATGGAAACCCCCGGTTTAAAAGAACTGTGTGAGGACACCACAAAAGTCCTCTGACCACAGAAGAGAGGCACGGCTTTTGGGAAAACCGTGTCCACCGGGGAGTGCTTAGCTTCCTCAGTATccttataaattttactgtccCCAAAAAAATCCACGTCTAATCCCTTACCTTTTTATTTAATGTGAATGACAACCCTGTACTTATTAAGAAAGATCTCAGAGAGCTGAGGACAGCGCCTCGAGGACTGTGGGGATCCCAAGTGCGGCAACTGCGGCGCTTCAGAGTGAAAGGACTCTGCTAAATTTACACGGCAGAAGAGTCGCTCGGGTCCGTGAGCCGTAAACATTCTGCCCTGCGGGATCCCAGGATGTCTGTCACTGGACTGTCACTTATAAAAAGGATGCGGAGTCTTATTCGGCGTCTAATGAGGCCCAGGAGGGAAGAGTGTCCATCAGTGGGGCATCCAGTAGTCGGCCGTGCAGGCTGTGTGCCGGACGGGGAAATACACTCAACCACCGAAAAGGAAGTTGACTGCCTGATGTCACAGGAAACCAGGCATTGTGCTACGAACAATGTGGAGGGGGCGCGGTGGTGGAGGTGGGGAGCAGCTGCTGACAACCGAATGAGTCAACACAAGGCCCCTAGGTGAAGATAGTAAAGGGGGAGCAGAGGAGACGTTCATCATAGGGGGTTTGAAGAGGTCGACTTGCCTGCAGTGAAGAGGAAGATGGCGACAGTGCGATAGTGGTTCCACTGCGTCCCCTTGCACAGTGAGATGAGGGCGATGAGGAAGGCCACCAGCGTGACCGCGGctccggccagcagcagcaccgCTGTGGCCACCTGCCAATCTGCAGACACAGGAATGGTCAGGCTCTGTGCAGGAACATCCAATAGCATGCTAGCGGGCACCTACAAAGGACACTGTCCCACACCGTCAGCTGGATACTCATCCGCTCCATGCCCCACCTAAGTATATCCCAGAAAAAACGCAGTCGTGCATGAATTATTACACTGAGGCTAAAACACGAAGGTTTGAACTCAAGCGGTTTGCAGTCTCCATGCCTCCCCACTGCCCTATTTGTCACACTCTTTCTCTTTTTAAAGGCTGGGCCCCTTTGTGCATTGCAGAATGTCATTGTCCTTCTCCATATGCCCCCTTATAATCCCGAATGACCCTTCTGCCTCTTCTCAAAAGCCTGCAACCCCCACAGCTACCCCCAAAACAGACGACTGCAAACCCCGACACATTcccaaacccctccccccccgtccTCCCCATTCATCCCTAGCAACCTGAAATCCACCACTCAAAAACAAGAGAACCCCAGTTCATACCACCTGTCTTTGCtcactgccccccgcccccccaccacatCCCAAACTCCCATCAGTCATAGGGTAGTCCATTACTTCTTTAGAGTCAGTACAGCTACGAACTGCAGGAATGGATCGCTATATTAGGGCATGTTAGAAGTGCATAATTTCTATCCTTCAGAAAAGATGACTGTCagggtttggtggggggggggggcaaatatacaaattattaaaaagtaGAAGAGCTAGCTGAGGCTGTGAATGAAAACTAAGCAGGGCTGTCTTCGATTGGAGCAAAGTACACAGTTGTTTACATTAACAGCAGAAGTTAGTCTGTAGCTGTGCAGCCGAAGCACAGTCCTCTGGATTCACTCAGAACTGAGCACTATTCTTTTCAAAGAATGGCCTCCACTCgtcttacattttttatattcttAAAAGGGCAGATTGTTACTTTACGCCTCACTTCATCAGCTTGCTGTTGTATACGCACTATGTAATACCCCTACGGTTTGCTGACCCCATTTCCAGGGCTGCAGGAGAACCGCATCCAGGCTCCGACCCTAtctggcagtcaaagaaaacacATACCACTGCTGGACAGGCAACGGACACAGCAAAAGCTTCACAAAGTTTGCAGGAGtgaacaaacacaaacaaacatttcAACCAACGGGACAGCAATGAGTTTAAGTTACTATCTCCTTGATAGATCATAAACATGATGGAATTGTGTCTGCAAGAGTCACAGGAAAGtcagtgttttctgtttaatgTGCCTTGTGTCTATGTTAGCCATGTTtctcggggggagggggttctaCAGGAGTGCTGCCCACCCACGGCTCTGCCAATCAGCAGCGGTTCCCCTGAAGGACACAGTGAGTGAGTCTGCCTTGTTTCTGAGCGTGGTGACAGGCCTCAAACACTGGCCCACCGATCTCCCTGCCAGTGCGCCTCTCACTCCAGAGACCATTAATGTAATAGATGTGTGCCGATGTGGGAACTGGATAGCTGGAGTGGAGCAGACCACACCCATTCACACGGAATGGAGcctgattacagagtaatgtGAGAAAACTGGACCCATCCTGCACCATCTGCCTCACAGTAAAGCCTAACTGTTCTCATATAACTGATTTACAACGGGCCATTATCAGAACTGCGCCTTAACGAGCGCATTCAGAATATGCGGCAGTAACTATTCATGCTCCCAATGTCAGCTCCCGCTGTGTCATACCTCGAGCAAACTTTCAGCACACTTCAGGAGCTGTCTGTTAGGCTAGAAGGCTGCAATAGCCAGATGGCACTATCCCAGTAAACCAGCTCGTCAACGACGCTACAAATCCCTGCACAATGGTGTACGCGAGGTCCAGCGCCCCCTGTGGTTCGTCGCATAGCCTTAAACACACGAAACACGACACGGTTCTCAAAAGACGCGTACCAAGCCGTTACATGTATAACATAAATTCCCAATATGATACATAACCCATACAGCTGAACTGTTTAActcgttttaaatttatttgtttatatttcAATTTGGCTTCAGTTTcaccagaaaaaaataattactaCATTATTTCGACATCTCGtaatataaataattatatgtaaCACAAAGTAATATATTATAGTTGGGCATAATACGTGGCAGTTCGATTATTAATTTTTTCACAAATAAAAATTCTTCCTGAATacgaataatttttttttaatcatgagCGGTATCTGGTAGCTCAAGTTATTGCAAAATATGTCTTTTCTTACGGGTGAAAACATCAGTGCTTACACTTACGCACTGATAATGACAGCTGTACAAAACATACACTACAGTCTAACTTGCGCTTCATGAAAACATACAAAGAGAAAGCGATTGCTGATAATCAACATACTATTATTTTTTCCAACAAACATAAAGTTTTTGATACAAAGCAACAAGCACCCCGGACGACAGATACAATCAAGAGGCGTAAACTGGGGTAATGCAATGGCACCACATTGTCCGATCGCGGTTTTCAGCGTTTTCCCGAGCAATCGCATCATCTTACCAGTCCTTAAAGTTGACAAGCAATTCCAGTCAGCAGCTTCTTCCCAGCAAGACCCCCACAGCGACAAAGAGTAGCGGTCCGCGGTGACCCAAGCGGGACTAAGCAGCGCCACTATATCCAGACTCAGGGCGAGAAATACGCAAAGTAGAGCGATCAGTTTAAAAGGCCGGCACACATATGTTTCATTCGCGGACATCATCCCATTCCAAACGGACAGCCTTGCAAAGAATATATTTCTCAAAAGCTCTTATGGGCTCCTGCGTCCTTCGACTGAAAGTTGGTCTGGGGTCTAAAGGCGTATGAAGGAGACGAAATCCACCCACATCCTCGGGCTGAAGGGCTTTTTAAAAGCGCATCCTTGCGCCCCCTGTCGGTCCATCCAAAAAACGGCCATTCCAGAAGCCGCTTCTCCTTGACTGCCTTTTTGCCCACTCCCTGAATGAAAACTGAAATATATACGTTATTTTCTGTGGTATACGCACTATGTAATACTGCCCATTATACAAAACACTCTGAAGACGATGGAAATTTGATCACACAGTTAGTTTCGTTTAACGGTTGGGATGACAATATGAAATTCACCGCACTCCAAGTCccatgttaacatattattgGCACAGACTCATTTTTACTGTTTACTTTTTTCAAGTTTCATTTGGACTCATTTGACTGCAAACAGTGGCCACACTATCCAAATAAAGTAAAACTGAAAGATTTTGTACGTAGACATTCGGTATACAGACGTTTCCGCCGTCATTTACAATGCTTTCTGTGGCCAAATACCTGCGGTTCTCTTGCCTGCATTTTCACCCTGGTGTTAAATATACATTTCGGCTGGCTGCATTGCGTAGGAATAAAAAACATACCTTTGAAAACTGAAAGCAAGGGAAAACAAAGGAGAAAATAATACATTGTGTGACTCTGCTCTCAAAGAGAAGCGAGGGGAGGAGCCGTTGCATAAAACATTCCAGGAGCAAATTTAGACTTAAATGCATCTCGCCATTAAACCTTTACAGAAAGGAAAAGCACAGATGTGTCTGAACTGCTGATGCTAGTTTATCTTCCTCTCATTAGAGGGGGTGTTGATCAGCCTCCTGTTGTTGGCCTTATTAGACACCTACTGATTTAGTGCTGAGGGGAAGCTGCAGAAGCAAATGGCACCGGCACATTCAACTTCCCTCAAATAGGGGTATAATTGTAGCAAGCGCCCAAAAGTGCGGCAAAGCCTGAAATGTCACTTATGTCACGaggatgtttctttttttttgttctcttttatggtttctttttcttttttttttttttaaatcttgtgGC
Encoded here:
- the LOC125751031 gene encoding transmembrane protein 47-like — protein: MMSANETYVCRPFKLIALLCVFLALSLDIVALLSPAWVTADRYSLSLWGSCWEEAADWNCLSTLRTDWQVATAVLLLAGAAVTLVAFLIALISLCKGTQWNHYRTVAIFLFTAVVLQACALVLYPIKFIDGKVLQTYHEFNWGYGLGWGATIFMLGGGILFCLRTDLYEDALY